One Rhea pennata isolate bPtePen1 chromosome 3, bPtePen1.pri, whole genome shotgun sequence DNA segment encodes these proteins:
- the MIA3 gene encoding transport and Golgi organization protein 1 homolog isoform X1 → MAAAPPPAARPLLAGLLLLLLLLLPPRPLGAELGRRFAELKRCADPECSMLMCRGKAMQDFKGPDCRFVNFKKGEAVYVYYKLIGKSTELWAGSVGSDFGYFPKDLLEINHNYTNEELELPTDETDFVCFDGGRDDFDNYNVDELLKSSGETLTNEEETESSDPGTKTVEGTKRDEEMEEVDTIKSLHALEMDNLELSAEEDQEALSMTEEIDSPFTEGTENTGGDPSVNSHEKNSQGDQIAHEHLKGMLHEKLKGLESENTKNTSISQDETSQLDKESEEVNAYTLLNRELSVNLKTKFGSTADAVVSDDEVTSLVTSLEDDFNEDLSIDAHYTEEEQDFADQSEEIPLLSFMAEEIVPLEDSEADENNGFKSQNEPDENAKGATELNNQRDYEKKYNSDTLILEHAFSESRRSDDNINVDRSESVETKEKQDEVMLISKREAAAATPQFEYLSKELLRKEPVVVGDPGSKGKTNKTEQFEEQLFDDGTESHTEELKSTSVSESHVLHSLGDELSIKGMQDPLKQSLGDINKNPEGVPLAETTEEEENTEDETLEEEILESDLKHKMLQEKINEKGRAEDKPSVDVLAKPVEAQNASQNDLRDTDLLKEHGMPAVEKEVLKHEEDLKQVEEADQENSKTTFFKEEPKIKGVNMKARPAGEGDPHHQHVIREAAEQPRPWEIETEYSEADVKEELSRSLGKATVLEESVQKSSPEEKSKGAPENTNTENFTQQGINHTEDGGSDSGTYSAREKTLRQEFQSEELDAEEDPDLKQAEEELLEDENAASAKLSQSRLANIQGNKLNIRSTNLELETLSEAISGTANPSYKTDEMGEEANAFSKEVKKMISMEDTIETGNKEDDIQVREDSKLDEMEHVKEGGEESSEAEEPSAVEEHNFKPSETEDSNDFNQRKEPLSEAVSQKDSKEMQNLEHTENDHQQSARLPSPTNVSATTNDTIISDYGESVKQLTIMRDFLDEKRVARLQKYLGLHHVVRIEAMFQDMKIELELAQKASHNNEDIEKALDQILEFSESSIMDAVGKALDSREAENKEEVVKEMDLYDEESALMDDIQELIYSLRSKYSSASESVPLAAVLEQEEDNQLHHEDAAKEDEYDSVPFRNPNDIDERNRVFQQLEDKRPVLPIEKDEQAVNVPPEHEEASFSDNGDAEEGYDNKRRLPLADASSGSIDSEQSTKEDVAAAAEDGAGAGAEAGAAARGALGEAVAAAKDGLRPLAQLLVAALPEDIRPGPDFHGLPWEPIIITALVGIATLAIIFWRTCLSVKSRMYQVTEKQLAEKIKNLLQEKTEILEKISEYDKKIKEAKESVKAAQEQKNVFSDEAAELKDTVKGLEETNRLLGDKVKNLHTMLETERKQNEKKQSKISETQKSLEKLQEVVSVHSAELSEVQIALNEAKLNEEKVKSELHHVQEENARLKKSKEQLLKEAEGWSERHTELSEQIKLYQKSQKDIEEALAYKENEIEVLTNCIMQLKQLDVAPASEAKKDDDGHEWSTGDDLANGELPDNESEKMKTQIKQMMDVSRVKTMLSIVEEDRDLLQSKLSDEVTARHELEEQIKKLEHDSCSLQSAKARLENECKTLQQKVEILNELYQQKEMALQKKLTQEEYERQEKEQKLSAADEKAVLAIEEVKVYKQRIQDMEEELQKTERSYKNQIAAHEKKAHDNWLIARSAERALAEEKREAANLRQKLIEVNQKIVMLQRPLLVKPTPGRPDRQVPPRRGPLSRDGSFGPSPVSGGNPSPTQMVEVSGRPLSAPRREGSRGEFGAVVDGPSAPRRPPELSGRMSVPDLGPVVASLIGTAPRTSSPSATMDGVQPTTLKESEAPCVVTTDSSSPIEPATASISPKGPPSFPGTPIMTSSVMGPPPPPPVRYGPPPASLRGHFGPRPLPGPLVRGAPLPPPAVRDFLPGPPLGMRDLPPGPLPPPDPRGYGRGHPPFRPLGPYGPRDYPPGPRLSPPGSRDYMPSPNRDLTPSGPRDYPASPPPPPPAGSKDYTQPPAQKP, encoded by the exons AtggccgcagcgccgccgccggccgctcgGCCGCTCCTcgccgggctgctgctgctgctgctgctgctgctgccgccgcggccgctcggcGCCGAGCTGGGCCGCCGCTTCGCCGAGCTCAAGCGCTGCGCCGACCCCGAGTGCAGCA TGCTAATGTGCCGAGGGAAAGCAATGCAGGATTTTAAAGGTCCAGATTGTCGTTTTGTAAATTTTAAGAAAGGAGAAGCTGTGTACGTATATTACAAACTAATAGGAAAATCAACTGAGCTTTGGGCTGGAAGT GTTGGAAGTGATTTTGGATATTTTCCAAAGGATTTACTTGAAATAAATCATAATTATACCAATGAGGAGCTAGAATTACCAACAGAT gaaacagattttgtttgttttgatggTGGAAGGGATGATTTTGATAATTATAATGTGGATGAGCTTTTGAAGTCATCAGGAGAGACTCTAACAAATGAAGAGGAAACAGAATCGAGTGATCCAGGGACAAAAACAGTTGAAGGAACCAAAAGAGATGAAGAGATGGAAGAAGTTGATACAATAAAGTCCCTTCATGCTTTGGAGATGGACAATCTTGAGCTAAGCGCAGAGGAAGACCAGGAAGCCCTCTCTATGACAGAGGAAATAGACAGTCCTTTTACAGAAGGAACTGAAAATACTGGGGGAGACCCCAGTGTAAATAGTCATGAAAAAAACTCTCAGGGAGATCAAATTGCACATGAGCACTTGAAAGGAATGCTACATGAGAAATTAAAAGGGCTAGAAAGTGAAAATACCAAAAACACTAGTATTTCTCAGGATGAAACCAGCCAACTTGACAAAGAGAGTGAAGAAGTCAATGCCTATACACTTTTAAACAGAGAGCTATCTGTgaacttgaaaacaaaatttggtTCCACTGCTGATGCTGTTGTATCTGATGATGAGGTGACTAGCCTTGTTACATCACTGGAAGATGATTTTAATGAAGATTTGAGCATTGATGCTCATTATACAGAGGAGGAACAAGACTTTGCAGATCAATCTGAAGAAATCCCATTGCTGTCATTCATGGCAGAAGAAATTGTACCCCTAGAGGACTCAGAAGCTGATGAAAACAATGGCTTTAAGTCACAAAATGAACCTGATGAAAATGCAAAGGGTGCTACAGAGCTAAATAACCAAAGAgattatgagaaaaaatataattcagataCATTAATTCTTGAGCATGCCTTCAGTGAGAGCAGGAGGTCAGATGACAATATAAATGTGGATAGGTCTGAATCTGTAGAAacaaaggagaagcaggatGAGGTAATGCTAATTAgtaaaagagaagcagcagcagcaacaccTCAATTTGAGTACCTCTCCAAAGAGCTCCTTAGAAAGGAACCTGTAGTTGTAGGTGATCCTGgttcaaagggaaaaacaaataaaactgaacagTTTGAAGAACAGCTCTTCGATGATGGGACTGAATCACATACTGAAGAGCTAAAGAGTACATCTGTGTCTGAATCCCATGTTCTCCATAGTCTAGGAGATGAATTATCCATTAAAGGCATGCAAGATCCTTTAAAACAATCCCTTGGTGACATCAACAAAAATCCAGAAGGAGTGCCACTTGCTGAAACAACTGAAGAGGAGGAGAATACTGAGGATGAGACTTTGGAGGAAGAGATCTTGGAAAGTGATTTAAAGCACAaaatgttacaggaaaaaataaatgagaaaggaagagcagaggatAAGCCTTCTGTTGATGTTCTAGCCAAACCAGTGGAAGCACAAAATGCATCTCAAAATGACTTGAGAGATACTGACCTCTTAAAAGAGCATGGAATGCCTGCTGTGGAGAAAGAAGTTTTGAAACACGAAGAAGATTTAAAACAAGTAGAGGAGGCTGATCAGGAAAATTCAAAAACcactttctttaaagaagaacCTAAAATAAAAGGGGTAAACATGAAAGCAAGACCTGCAGGAGAGGGAGACCCACACCATCAGCATGTGATTAGAGAAGCAGCTGAGCAACCCAGGCCATGGGAAATTGAGACTGAGTATTCGGAGGCAGATGTGAAAGAAGAGCTTTCAAGAAGCCTTGGCAAGGCAACAGTATTGGAAGAAAGCGTTCAGAAAAGCTCccctgaagaaaaatcaaaaggtgCCCCAGAGAATACTAATACAGAGAATTTTACTCAGCAAGGAATTAATCATACTGAGGATGGGGGTTCAGACAGTGGCACATATTCAGCTAGAGAAAAAACACTAAGACAAGAATTCCAGTCTGAAGAGTTGGATGCTGAGGAAGACCCTGATCTGAAACAAGCAGAGGAAGAGCTTTTGGAAGATGAGAATGCTGCAAGTGCAAAGTTGTCACAATCAAGACTTGCAAACATACAAGGTAATAAACTAAATATTAGAAGTACAAATCTTGAATTAGAAACACTAAGTGAAGCTATTTCAGGAACTGCTAATCCTAGTTACAAAACTGATGAAATGGGAGAGGaagcaaatgcattttctaaGGAAGTAAAGAAAATGATCAGCATGGAAGATACAATTGAGACTGGGAACAAAGAGGACGACATACAAGTCAGGGAAGACTCTAAACTGGATGAAATGGAACATGTCAAGGAAGGTGGTGAGGAGTCTTCTGAAGCTGAAGAACCATCAGCTGTGGAAGAACATAATTTCAAACCTTCTGAAACAGAAGACAGCAATGACTTTAACCAAAGGAAAGAACCTCTCTCAGAGGCTGTTTCACAAAAAGACTCAAAAGAGATGCAAAATTTAGAGCACACAGAAAATGATCACCAGCAGTCTGCACGTCTCCCCAGCCCCACTAATGTCTCAGCAACCACAAATGACACTATCATATCAGACTACGGTGAGTCTGTGAAACAGCTCACAATAATGAGGGATTTCCTTGATGAAAAGCGTGTAGCACGCTTACAAAAGTACCTTGGGCTCCATCATGTGGTTAGGATAGAAGCCATGTTTCAGGATATGAAGATAGAATTGGAGCTTGCTCAGAAGGCAAGTCATAATAATGAAGATATAGAAAAAGCTTTGGACCAGATACTTGAATTTTCAGAATCTAGTATTATGGATGCTGTAGGAAAAGCTCTAGATTccagagaggcagaaaataaagaggaggTGGTGAAAGAGATGGATTTGTACGATGAAGAAAGTGCACTGATGGATGATATTCAAGAATTAATATATTCTCTAAGGAGCAAATACTCATCTGCTAGTGAGAGTGTCCCACTTGCAGCTGTTCTAGAACAGGAAGAAGATAACCAGCTCCATCATGAAG ATGCTGCAAAAGAAGATGAATATGACAGTGTTCCCTTCAGGAACCCAAATGACATCGATGAGAGGAATCGGGTATTTCAGCAACTTGAAGATAAGAGGCCAGTTCTGCCTATTGAAAAGGATGAGCAAGCAGTTAACGTTCCGCCTGAGCACGAAGAGGCCAGCTTCTCAGATAACGGAGATGCTGAGGAAGGGTACGACAACAAAAGAAGATTGCCACTGGCAGACGCTTCCTCTGGGTCAATTGATTCAGAACAGAGTACCAAGGAAGACGTTGCTGCAG CCGCCGAGGACGGCGCAGGAGCCGGCGCGGAGGCAGGCGCCGCCGCACGGGGAGCCCTCGGCgaggcggtggcggcggccaAGGACGGGCTGCGGCCGCTCGCGCAGCTG TTGGTTGCTGCCCTGCCTGAGGATATCCGTCCTGGGCCTGATTTCCATGGACTTCCATGGGAGCCTATCATTATCACTGCCTTAGTGGGAATTGCTACACTCGCTATAATCTTCTGGAGAACCTGCCTTTCA gtAAAGAGTAGAATGTATCAAG tgACTGAAAAACAACTtgctgaaaagattaaaaacctgctacaagaaaaaacagaaatcctaGAAAAGATATCAGAGTATGATAAAAAG ATAAAGGAAGCAAAGGAATCAGTGAAAGCGgctcaagaacaaaaaaatgtgttctcaGATGAAGCTGCAGAGCTTAAG GATACTGTCAAAGGGCTGGAAGAAACAAATCGTCTGCTTGGTGACAAAGTAAAAAACCTACACACAATGCTTGAAACggagagaaaacagaatgagaagaaacagaGCAAG ATCTCTGAAACCCAGAAGTCCTTGGAGAAACTTCAAGAGGTTGTCAGTGTGCATTCTGCAGAGCTTTCAGAG GTGCAGATAGCCCTTAATGAAGCTAAgctaaatgaagaaaaggtgAAATCTGAGCTACATCATGTGCAGGAAGAGAATGCTAGGctgaaaaagagcaaggaaCAA CTACTAAAAGAAGCTGAAGGCTGGAGTGAGAGACATACTGAACTCAGTGAGCAAATTAAATTGTATCAGAAGTCTCAGAAAGATATAGAAGAAGCACTCGCCtacaaggaaaatgaaattgaa GTTTTAACTAACTGCATTATGCAGCTGAAGCAGCTTGATGTAGCTCCTGCCTCTGAGGCTAAGAAGGATGATGATGGGCACGAATGGAGTACAGGAGACGACCTGGCCAATGGAGAGTTACCAG acaaTGAGAGTGAGAAGATGAAGACTCAGATAAAGCAAATGATGGATGTCTCAAGG gTAAAAACTATGTTATCCATAGTTGAAGAAGATAGAGATCTTCTGCAATCCAAACTGAGTGATGAAGTAACAGCAAGACATGAGCTAGAAG aacaaataaaaaaattagaacacGACTCCTGTTCGCTGCAGTCAGCCAAAGCTCGActggaaaatgaatgtaaaacaTTACAGCAGAAAGTGGAGATTCTCAATGAACTTTACCAGCAGAAAGAGATGGCACTCCAGAA AAAACTGACCCAGGAAGAGTATGAGCGCcaggagaaggagcagaaatTGTCTGCTGCAGATGAAAAAGCAGTGCTGGCCATTGAGGAAGTGAAAGTTTACAA GCAAAGGATTCAAGATATGGAAGAAGAATtgcaaaaaacagaaagatcttACAAAAATCAG ATTGCTGCTCATGAGAAAAAGGCACATGACAATTGG CTTATTGCCCGCTCTGCTGAGAGAGCtttagctgaagaaaaaagagaagcagccaACCTGAGGCAAAA attaatAGAAGTGAACCAAAAAATTGTTATGCTTCAAAGACCTTTACTTGTCAAGCCAACTCCAGGCAGACCTGATCGCCAGGTCCCTCCACGAAGAG gGCCCTTAAGCCGGGATGGCTCTTTTGGCCCATCACCTGTGAGTGGAGGAAATCCTTCCCCCACACAGATGGTTGAAGTTTCTGGTCGTCCCCTTTCTGCTCCTCGAAGGGAAGGCTCAAGAGGTGAATTTG GTGCAGTGGTAGATGGCCCCTCTGCTCCACGAAGGCCACCAGAGCTATCTGGAAGGATGTCTGTCCCTG ATCTTGGGCCTGTGGTAGCATCCCTGATTGGTACTGCGCCAAGAACCTCCTCTCCTTCTGCAACAATGGATGGAGTG cagcccaCTACTCTCAAAGAGTCTGAAGCCCCCTGTGTTGTAACTACTGATTCATCTTCACCTATTGAACCAGCTACA GCTAGTATTAGTCCGAAAGGCCCACCTTCTTTCCCTGGGACACCTATCATGACCTCTTCAGTGATGGGACCTCCACCTCCACCACCTGTTCGATACGGACCTCCACCAGCATCTCTCCGTGGGCACTTTGGGCCTCGCCCTCTTCCTGGGCCCCTAG TTCGTGGTGCTCCCTTACCACCTCCAGCTGTACGAGACTTCTTACCTGGCCCACCCTTAGGAATGAGAGATCTGCCTCCTGGCCCACTACCACCTCCAGATCCAAGAGGATATGGACGGGGGCATCCTCCTTTTCGACCCCTAGGTCCTTATGGCCCAAGAGATTATCCTCCAGGCCCACGGCTATCCCCACCTGGCTCAAGAGACTATATGCCTTCTCCTAATAGAGACTTGACTCCATCAGGACCTAGAGACTACCCAGCAagccctccaccaccaccaccagcaggcTCGAAGGACTATACACAGCCTCCAGCGCAGAAACCCTAA